The Trueperaceae bacterium genome window below encodes:
- a CDS encoding ABC transporter permease, producing MSKRWWWQLKRTPLEIVVALAQPALWLVLFGNLFANSGVVTGTSYIAFMTAGVVIMTVFNAALNGGAQILFDRETGMLHRLLAAPIPPGAVLWSRFFYVLGLTTFQALVILLVASLLGVRIASGVAGLVLVLATGILLGIGVTALSMALAFTFKHHGQWFSVIGFVSLPLLFASNALAPVEAMPRWLQLLTTFNPMTYAISAARQLILEGFDWWVMTTMASALLSFDIVMILVALAAMRRALD from the coding sequence TTGAGCAAACGCTGGTGGTGGCAGCTCAAGCGAACGCCGTTGGAGATAGTGGTGGCGCTGGCTCAGCCGGCCCTCTGGCTGGTTCTCTTCGGCAACCTCTTCGCGAACAGTGGGGTGGTGACAGGCACGAGCTACATTGCCTTCATGACCGCCGGCGTAGTCATCATGACGGTGTTCAATGCCGCCTTGAACGGCGGTGCCCAGATACTCTTCGATCGCGAGACCGGGATGCTGCATCGTTTGCTGGCTGCCCCGATCCCGCCCGGTGCAGTGCTGTGGAGCCGCTTCTTCTACGTACTCGGGCTCACCACTTTCCAAGCGCTGGTGATTCTCCTCGTGGCGTCGCTCCTCGGCGTGAGGATTGCGTCTGGCGTAGCTGGCCTCGTGCTGGTGCTGGCTACTGGCATCCTGTTGGGGATAGGGGTCACGGCCCTGTCGATGGCGCTCGCCTTCACTTTCAAGCATCACGGTCAGTGGTTCTCGGTGATCGGGTTCGTGAGCTTGCCGCTGTTGTTCGCATCTAACGCCCTGGCGCCGGTCGAAGCAATGCCACGGTGGCTGCAACTTCTCACGACATTCAACCCGATGACCTACGCGATCAGCGCGGCCCGTCAACTTATCCTGGAGGGGTTCGACTGGTGGGTGATGACCACCATGGCCAGCGCCCTGCTGTCGTTCGACATAGTAATGATTCTCGTGGCCTTGGCCGCAATGCGTCGAGCACTCGACTAG
- a CDS encoding ATP-binding cassette domain-containing protein: protein MSKRFGSVVAVDELDLEIGQGEVFGLLGPNGAGKTTVIQMLLGLTAPSSGLVRVLGVDPAADPLLVRANAGVVMQRATLDPFLTGWENIQLYAELYPLLPSERKDRIDSALSWAGLTESADRLVRTYSGGMKRRLDLAIGTLHQPQLLLLDEPTLGLDIQTRRQLWDLIRDLKSAGTTVLLTTHYLEEANRLCDRIAILHRGRLAALGSPEELRARHVSSSHQLVVTLERQIELTGRALPVAPTREGERLVFSGPPEVLWKTFSLLQSEFEEDIVAVSYEQPSLDDVFVFLTEEAEDVSA, encoded by the coding sequence GTGAGCAAGAGGTTCGGCTCGGTGGTGGCTGTTGACGAGCTGGATCTCGAGATAGGGCAGGGCGAGGTTTTCGGCCTTCTAGGGCCGAACGGCGCGGGTAAGACGACTGTCATTCAGATGCTGTTGGGCTTGACCGCCCCGAGTAGCGGTCTGGTTAGGGTTCTTGGCGTCGATCCAGCGGCTGATCCCTTGCTCGTTCGCGCCAACGCAGGGGTGGTGATGCAGCGGGCGACGCTGGATCCGTTCCTTACGGGCTGGGAGAACATTCAGCTCTACGCGGAGTTGTATCCGTTGCTGCCATCCGAGAGGAAGGACCGGATTGACTCCGCCCTGTCTTGGGCGGGCCTGACCGAGTCAGCCGATCGTTTGGTTCGTACCTATTCGGGTGGGATGAAGCGCCGATTGGATCTGGCCATCGGCACGCTGCACCAGCCGCAGTTGCTGCTACTGGACGAGCCTACCCTGGGCTTGGACATTCAGACGCGAAGGCAGCTCTGGGACCTGATCCGGGACCTGAAGTCGGCCGGTACGACGGTCCTGCTGACGACTCACTATCTGGAGGAAGCTAACAGGCTTTGCGATCGGATCGCGATCCTTCATCGCGGCCGACTTGCGGCGCTTGGTTCACCCGAGGAGCTTCGCGCCAGGCACGTTTCTTCGTCGCATCAACTGGTCGTGACCCTCGAAAGACAGATTGAGCTCACCGGCAGGGCGCTTCCGGTCGCGCCCACGCGCGAGGGCGAGAGATTGGTCTTTTCCGGCCCACCGGAAGTCCTGTGGAAAACGTTCTCGCTGCTGCAGTCGGAGTTCGAGGAGGACATCGTCGCGGTGAGTTACGAGCAGCCGTCGCTCGATGACGTGTTCGTGTTCCTGACCGAGGAGGCAGAGGATGTCAGCGCTTGA